From Pan troglodytes isolate AG18354 chromosome 9, NHGRI_mPanTro3-v2.0_pri, whole genome shotgun sequence, the proteins below share one genomic window:
- the TSKU gene encoding tsukushi — protein sequence MPWPLLLLLAVSGAQTTRPCFPGCQCEVETFGLFDSFSLTRVDCSGLGPHIMPVPIPLDTAHLDLSSNRLEMVNESVLVGPGYTTLAGLDLSHNLLTSISPTAFSRLRYLESLDLSHNGLTALPAESFTSSPLSDVNLSHNQLWEVSVSAFTTHSQGRALHVDLSHNLIHRLVPDPTRAGLPAPTIQSLNLAWNRLHAVPNLRDLPLRYLSLDGNPLAVIGPGAFTGLGGLTHLSLASLQRLPELAPNGFRELPGLQVLDLSGNPKLNWAGAEVFSGLSSLQELDLSGTNLVPLPEALLLHLPALQSISVGQDVRCRRLVREGTYPRRPGSSPKVALHCVDTRESAARGPTIL from the coding sequence ATgccgtggcccctgctgctgctgctggccgtGAGTGGGGCCCAGACAACCCGGCCATGCTTCCCCGGGTGCCAATGTGAGGTGGAGACCTTCGGCCTTTTCGACAGCTTCAGCCTGACTCGGGTGGATTGTAGCGGCCTGGGCCCCCACATCATGCCGGTGCCCATCCCTCTGGACACAGCCCACTTGGACCTGTCCTCCAACCGGCTGGAGATGGTGAATGAGTCGGTGTTGGTGGGGCCGGGCTACACGACGTTGGCTGGCCTGGATCTCAGCCACAACCTGCTCACCAGCATCTCACCCACTGCCTTCTCCCGCCTTCGCTACCTGGAGTCGCTTGACCTCAGCCACAATGGCCTGACAGCCCTGCCAGCCGAGAGCTTCACCAGCTCACCCCTGAGCGACGTGAACCTTAGCCACAACCAGCTCTGGGAGGTCTCAGTGTCCGCCTTCACGACGCACAGTCAGGGCCGGGCACTACACGTGGACCTCTCCCACAACCTCATTCACCGCCTCGTGCCCGACCCCACGAGGGCCGGCCTGCCTGCGCCCACCATTCAGAGCCTGAACCTGGCCTGGAACCGGCTCCATGCCGTGCCCAACCTCCGAGACTTGCCCCTGCGCTACCTGAGCCTGGATGGGAACCCTCTAGCTGTCATTGGTCCGGGTGCCTTCACGGGGCTGGGAGGCCTTACACACCTGTCTCTGGCCAGCCTGCAGAGGCTCCCTGAGCTGGCGCCCAATGGCTTCCGTGAGCTACCGGGCCTGCAGGTCCTGGACCTGTCGGGCAACCCCAAGCTTAACTGGGCAGGAGCTGAGGTGTTTTCAGGCCTGAGCTCCCTGCAGGAGCTGGACCTTTCGGGCACCAACCTGGTGCCCCTGCCTGAGGCGctgctcctccacctcccggcaCTGCAGAGCATCAGCGTGGGCCAGGATGTGCGGTGCCGGCGCCTGGTGCGGGAGGGCACCTACCCCCGGAGGCCTGGCTCCAGCCCCAAGGTGGCCCTGCACTGCGTAGACACCCGGGAATCTGCTGCCAGGGGCCCCACCATCTTGTGA